The following proteins come from a genomic window of Phycodurus eques isolate BA_2022a chromosome 9, UOR_Pequ_1.1, whole genome shotgun sequence:
- the LOC133408071 gene encoding equilibrative nucleobase transporter 1-like has translation MLLCSKQLKVQVLIFVTGLVECLFFAGIVFGWASLVFIFKSQGFFGSFCVNTTNSNSSQIQDCRGQDEQFSLVFTIASFLNNFLTFLNGVIFDRFGTLVARLFGLALHTGGLLMLAFATPAMSMLLYPAFSFVAVGGMMLLLTNMQVANLFGAHRSTIITIYNGAFDSSSGVFLLVKLVFESGIPLRASFLFLATGSIHHMLRTIFLFPKTSIPYPMPDHYECGTSCRRPRNSNRAEQTDFQLPVDEGPPAEDSPVKPEKTFRECVLSKFFFLVLLWLCVIQLRHYLFIGTLNPTLERLAHGDTAVVSQYINAFAFTQMCGLLVGPINGCILDRHKRKPDVAGMSKQEADLNSAVLSFFLTSLLALVFSICASIPTLSLQYFTFVMQVVSNSFLYGGMAAFIAVAFPPCHFGKLYGLLFALSAVFSLLQYACFAAVEEFLDGDPLYVNIALTVLILFSFGHPLNVFLHCRTLASKRAKENTITNTVTVT, from the exons ATGTTGCTATGTTCAAAGCAACTCAAAGTACAAGTGCTCATCTTCGTCACAGGCCTGGTGGAGTGTCTGTTCTTTGCAGGAATCGTGTTCGGGTGGGCCTCACTTGTGTTCATCTTCAAGTCGCAGGGGTTCTTTGGCTCTTTTTGTGTCAATACCACAAACAGTAATAGCTCGCAGATCCAAG ATTGCAGGGGGCAGGATGAACAGTTCTCTCTGGTCTTCACCATTGCATCCTTCTTGAATAATTTCCTGACATTTCTAAACGGCGTCATCTTTGACCGCTTTGGCACCTTGGTGGCTCGGCTCTTTGGATT AGCTCTTCACACTGGGGGTCTCTTGATGTTGGCCTTCGCAACTCCAG cTATGTCCATGCTGCTTTACCCAGCGTTCTCATTCGTAGCTGTCGGTGGCATGATGCTGCTCCTCACCAACATGCAG GTGGCAAATCTGTTCGGTGCTCATCGTTCCACCATCATCACTATTTACAACGGGGCCTTCGACTCTTCCTCGGGTGTCTTCCTCCTCGTTAAA TTGGTATTCGAATCTGGCATCCCTCTCAGGGCCAGTTTCCTGTTCTTGGCCACCGGCAGCATCCACCACATGCTCAGGACGATCTTCCTGTTTCCTAAAACCTCAATCCCGTACCCGATGCCTGACCACTACGAGTGTGG GACATCCTGCCGAAGACCAAGGAACTCCAACAGAGCTGAGCAGACTGACTTCCAATTGCCAGTTGATGAGGGGCCACCCGCAGAGGATTCACCTGTAAAACCTG AGAAAACCTTCCGTGAGTGTGTTCTGTCcaaattcttcttcttggtCCTCCTCTGGTTGTGTGTGATCCAGCTGAGACATTACCTGTTCATTGGCACCCTCAACCCCACCCTGGAGCGTCTGGCTCATGGAGACACAGCAGTTG TGAGCCAGTACATCAACGCCTTCGCTTTCACTCAGATGTGCGGACTGCTGGTCGGTCCCATTAATGGCTGCATCCTGGACCGACACAAGCGCAAACCCGACGTGGCAG GAATGAGTAAACAAGAAGCAGACCTAAATTCTGCAGTTCTCTCTTTCTTCCTGACGTCACTGCTGGCGTTGGTGTTCTCAATTTGCGCTTCCATCCCAACGCTGTCCCTTCAGTACTTCACGTTCGTCATGCAAGTGGTCAGCAACAGCTTCCTGTACGGTGGAATGGCTGCTTTCATCGCAGTGGC TTTCCCGCCGTGTCACTTTGGGAAGTTGTACGGCCTCCTCTTCGCTCTCTCAGCAGTGTTCTCCTTACTGCAATATGCCTGCTTTGCTGCGGTGGAAGAATTTCTTGATGGAGATCCTTTATAT